One Oryza sativa Japonica Group chromosome 8, ASM3414082v1 DNA window includes the following coding sequences:
- the LOC136351522 gene encoding uncharacterized protein codes for MTVVTAVKCLKYPATVIRRRSRASLPNPTSNGGGCEQGHKKLGTTLEFLQWKAENGVCHKAFGNVLKLVKNILPEENKLPETTYEGKKIVCPLGLEVQKIHACPNDCILYRGEKYENLEAYPVCNALRYKIRRDNPGEVDRQPSKRRVAAKVMWYFLIIPWLRCLFRNKEHERMMRWHAEERQQDGMLRHPADGSQWRNIDRKFKDFGKDARNVRFGLSTDDMNPFGEMSSGHTTWTVTMCIYNLPPWLCMKRKYIMMPIIFQVPKQPGNNIDVYLRPLVKDLKLLWKKEGVPMWDEDKQEEFNLRALLFVTINDWFALSNLSEQSNNGYKASIVWKKLKPTHSQRRWSRGDVEEEVYFLGVTLLDVRHAIDVMHLTKNFCVNLLGFLGVYGKSKDTLEAHNDL; via the exons atgacggttgtaacTGCTGTGAAATGTCTGAAATACCCTGCAACCGTCATCAGGAGAAGATCTAGAGCGTCCCTGCCAAACCCCACATCCAACGGTGGAG GTTGCGaacaggggcacaaaaagttgggtACAACTCTGGAATTTTTGCAATGGAAGGCCGAAAATGGTGTCTGCCACAAGGCATTCGGCAACGTATTAAAACTAGtgaagaacattcttccggaggaaAACAAGTTGCCCGAAACAACATACGAAggtaagaagatagtctgccctctaggactggaggTGCAGAAGAtacacgcatgtccgaatgattgtatcctctATCGTGGTGAgaagtacgagaacctagaagcatacCCGGTCTGTAatgcactacgatacaagattagaagAGACAATCCAGGTGAAGTTGACAGACAGCCTTCGAAGAGGAGAGTtgctgctaaggtgatgtggtatttccttATAATACCATGGCTCAGatgtttgttcaggaacaaagAGCATGaaagaatgatgcgatggcacgcagAAGAACGTCAACaagacgggatgctgagacaccccgctgaTGGGTcacagtggcgaaacatcgatagaaagtttaaagactttggaaaggatgCACGAAACGTAAGATtcggtttaagtacggatgacATGAATccatttggagagatgagcagtggCCATACCACTTGGActgttacgatgtgtatctacaacctccccccttggctatgcatgaagaggaaatacatcatgatgccgattattTTTCAAGTCCCAAAGCAACCCGGTAACAATattgatgtgtacctaagaccactggtcaaAGATCTGAAACTGTTGTGGAAAAAAGAAGGCGTCCCTAtgtgggatgaggacaaacaggaggaatttaacctacgagcgttgttgttcgtaaccatcaacgattggtttgcccttagcaacctatccgaaCAGTCAAACAATGGGTACAAGGCTTCCATTGTTTGGAAGAAACTGAAA CCAACCCATAGccagcgaagatggtcacgcggcgatgtagAAGAAGAAGTCTattttttgggagttaccctcttggacgtccgccatgCAATCGatgtgatgcacctcactaagaacttCTGCGTCAACTTGCtgggcttcctaggtgtatacgggaagtcgaaagatacacttgAAGCACACAATGATCTCTAA